A genome region from Populus alba chromosome 5, ASM523922v2, whole genome shotgun sequence includes the following:
- the LOC118030060 gene encoding uncharacterized protein, with protein sequence MLKIVTMAAFSPKSTPPYNVRSVSFPARSHPSVAELEQELNKISSWQVPTSLKVETVLGRLSSLGEIYRCVEDLLNLPMTQQALLQHRNEKLMNDMLDDLMRYLDVCGKTRDAAVLMKESIRDIQSSLRRSKAGGELSIESNVNAYFCARKKMKKEVAKSLASLKQADNIFGDSPLLNASDHLLSAIVRVLREASLVTVSIFRSLLLLLSVPMLKPRPSKWYLVSRLVHKGVVTCEGQQENLNELESVDAALASLVVPNSGKDFEARDIHSVQKRLGILDTSIEEIENELDSLFRHLIHARVSLLNILSQ encoded by the coding sequence ATGTTAAAAATAGTAACCATGGCTGCTTTCTCTCCAAAATCTACTCCTCCTTACAATGTTCGTTCGGTTAGTTTTCCAGCTCGATCACATCCGAGTGTAGCCGAACTTGAACAAGAATTGAACAAGATTAGTTCTTGGCAGGTACCAACTTCATTGAAGGTAGAAACAGTTCTCGGTCGCCTATCAAGCCTTGGAGAGATATACAGATGCGTTGAGGATCTTCTCAACTTGCCAATGACCCAACAAGCTCTATTGCAACATCGAAATGAGAAATTGATGAACGACATGCTGGATGACTTGATGAGGTACTTGGATGTATGTGGCAAGACAAGGGATGCTGCTGTCTTGATGAAAGAAAGCATCCGGGATATTCAATCTTCCCTTCGGAGAAGTAAAGCAGGTGGAGAGTTAAGCATTGAAAGCAATGTCAACGCGTACTTTTGTGCgagaaagaagatgaaaaagGAAGTAGCAAAATCTCTCGCGTCATTGAAGCAAGCAGATAACATTTTCGGAGACTCTCCTTTGCTCAATGCAAGTGATCATCTCCTTTCTGCAATTGTTAGAGTGCTTAGAGAAGCAAGTCTGGTCACAGTTTCGATCTTTAGGTCACTCTTGTTACTCCTTTCTGTGCCAATGTTGAAGCCAAGGCCTAGTAAATGGTACTTGGTTTCAAGATTGGTGCACAAGGGTGTGGTCACATGCGAAGGCCAACAGGAGAACCTGAATGAATTGGAAAGTGTGGATGCTGCTCTTGCAAGCTTAGTGGTGCCCAACTCAGGTAAAGATTTTGAGGCACGGGACATACATTCTGTTCAGAAAAGGCTGGGAATTCTGGATACTAgtattgaagaaattgaaaatgagttGGACAGCTTGTTTAGGCATTTAATCCATGCTAGAGTCTCCCTCCTGAATATACTGTCCCAATAG
- the LOC118030061 gene encoding uncharacterized protein, with amino-acid sequence MACKYHVRSISWPSRSHPTTQRIEEELNKLNKCEVSSNSASGSISNSLSGLEDLYKCMDDLLNLASTQQVLSRNENEKCLDELLDGSVRLLDVCSIGRDILLRFREQVQALQSAFRRRKGDSSIESSVAAFNCFRKKMKKDTKKLIASLKQMDSKLEASSLLDQDQHLSAVIRVIREVNVINCSIFQSLLVFLSTSSKPKQSRWSLVSKLMHKGVIACEEKQENVNEIETVDAALSQVSDSEKVKIAQKRLETLEMSIDDLENCLERLSRPLIKSRATLLNIISQ; translated from the coding sequence ATGGCTTGTAAGTATCATGTTAGATCAATTAGCTGGCCTTCAAGATCACATCCTACCACACAGAGAATCGAAGAAGAGCTGAACAAGCTCAATAAATGTGAGGTGTCATCAAATTCAGCATCAGGGTCGATCTCCAATAGTCTATCAGGACTAGAGGACTTGTACAAATGTATGGATGATTTGCTAAACTTGGCATCGACCCAACAAGTCCTCTCTcgcaatgaaaatgaaaaatgtctCGACGAATTATTGGATGGATCTGTGAGGCTCTTGGATGTTTGCAGCATTGGAAGGGACATCTTGTTGAGGTTCAGGGAACAAGTTCAAGCTCTTCAATCCGCTTTCCGCAGGAGAAAGGGAGATTCAAGCATAGAAAGCAGTGTAGCTGCTTTTAATTGCTTcaggaagaagatgaaaaaggATACCAAAAAGTTGATTGCTTCATTGAAGCAAATGGATAGCAAACTTGAGGCATCTTCACTTCTAGATCAAGATCAGCACCTCTCCGCGGTCATTAGGGTGATCAGAGAAGTTAATGTTATTAACTGTTCCATCTTCCAATCCCTCCTGGTGTTCCTGTCAACATCATCCAAGCCAAAACAAAGCAGGTGGTCCCTTGTTTCGAAGTTGATGCACAAAGGAGTAATAGCCTGTGAAGAGAAGCAAGAAAATGTAAATGAAATAGAAACTGTTGATGCTGCACTAAGTCAAGTGTCTGATTCCGAGAAGGTGAAAATTGCACAGAAGAGACTTGAGACTTTGGAGATGAGCATTGATGACCTTGAGAATTGTTTGGAGCGTCTGTCCAGGCCCTTGATTAAATCAAGAGCCACTCTTTTGAACATAATCTCCCAATAA